One window from the genome of Gammaproteobacteria bacterium encodes:
- a CDS encoding NUDIX hydrolase, with protein sequence MDWAPHVTVAAIIERDGQFLLVDEVVDGNRVLNQPAGHLDEGETLIDAVIRETLEETAWHFRPSALVGVYRWRQPGGGHTFLRVAFSGEVTAHDPDRKLDAGIIKSVWMTASQLASAKHRLRSPMVLRCVDDYRSGARHSLSIVSDIV encoded by the coding sequence ATGGACTGGGCGCCTCATGTAACCGTCGCCGCGATTATCGAACGCGATGGCCAATTTCTGCTGGTTGACGAAGTCGTCGACGGCAACCGTGTGTTGAATCAGCCGGCCGGGCACCTCGATGAGGGTGAAACCCTTATCGACGCGGTGATCCGCGAAACCCTGGAGGAGACGGCCTGGCATTTCCGACCCAGCGCGCTGGTGGGCGTTTATCGCTGGCGACAGCCGGGCGGTGGCCACACTTTTCTGCGTGTGGCTTTCAGCGGCGAAGTCACCGCGCACGATCCCGACCGCAAACTGGACGCGGGCATAATAAAGAGCGTGTGGATGACGGCGTCACAGCTCGCAAGTGCTAAGCACCGCCTGCGCAGTCCGATGGTGTTGCGCTGCGTGGACGATTACCGTTCCGGCGCGCGTCACTCATTGTCTATCGTGTCCGACATCGTTTAG
- the mnmA gene encoding tRNA 2-thiouridine(34) synthase MnmA — protein MPTHRKPQVIVGMSGGVDSSVAALLLLQQGYAVEALFMKNWEEDDASGHCVAAQDLADATAVCERLGIRLHRINFSFEYWERVFSLCLDEFRAGRTPNPDVLCNREIKFKAFLEHAQALGAEVVATGHYTGIEKTATGRHLVKARDEAKDQTYFLYMLGQRQLASALFPLANLRKRDVRAIAEQAGLVTHDKKDSTGLCFIGERRFGEFLARFLPAQPGDVVDTDGRTLGAHQGLMFYTIGQRQGLGIGGRRGTPESPWYVVEKHPETNQLIVAQGHDHERLFSNTLTANQVHWVADAGPALPLRCTAKIRYRQQDQTCVLTGAQNHVQVSFEQPQRAVTPGQSVVFYRGNRCLGGGIIAQRSNADYPRSAPAERRRGIAGESRIGPLPRSVLITVSD, from the coding sequence ATGCCCACGCATCGCAAGCCTCAGGTCATTGTCGGCATGTCCGGCGGAGTGGATTCGTCGGTGGCCGCGCTGCTGCTGTTACAGCAGGGTTATGCCGTCGAAGCCCTGTTTATGAAGAACTGGGAAGAGGACGATGCGAGTGGCCACTGTGTCGCCGCGCAAGACCTGGCAGATGCAACCGCGGTCTGCGAGCGGCTCGGTATCCGATTGCACCGGATTAATTTTTCGTTCGAATACTGGGAAAGAGTGTTCAGCCTGTGTCTGGACGAATTCCGTGCCGGTCGTACGCCCAATCCAGACGTGTTGTGCAATCGCGAAATCAAGTTCAAGGCGTTTCTGGAGCACGCGCAGGCGCTGGGCGCCGAAGTAGTTGCAACCGGCCACTACACGGGCATCGAAAAAACGGCTACCGGGCGGCATCTGGTCAAGGCGCGCGATGAGGCGAAAGACCAGACATATTTTCTTTATATGCTGGGGCAGCGGCAGCTCGCTAGCGCGCTGTTTCCGCTCGCCAACCTGCGCAAGCGCGATGTCAGGGCGATCGCCGAGCAGGCCGGACTCGTCACGCACGACAAGAAAGACAGCACCGGTTTGTGCTTTATCGGCGAGCGGCGTTTCGGCGAATTTCTGGCGCGCTTCCTGCCCGCGCAACCTGGCGATGTGGTGGACACTGACGGGCGCACCCTCGGCGCGCACCAAGGGCTGATGTTCTACACGATAGGTCAGCGCCAGGGCTTAGGCATAGGCGGGCGGCGCGGGACGCCCGAATCACCCTGGTACGTGGTGGAGAAACATCCTGAGACCAATCAGCTGATCGTCGCGCAAGGCCATGATCACGAGCGACTTTTCAGCAACACACTAACGGCCAATCAAGTGCACTGGGTCGCTGACGCAGGGCCTGCTCTGCCGCTACGCTGTACGGCTAAAATCCGCTACCGGCAGCAGGATCAGACCTGTGTGCTGACCGGTGCACAAAATCACGTACAGGTGAGTTTCGAACAACCGCAGCGCGCGGTGACACCCGGCCAGTCCGTCGTATTCTACCGCGGTAATCGATGCCTCGGCGGCGGCATCATCGCGCAGCGATCGAACGCCGACTACCCGCGCTCGGCCCCCGCAGAGCGGCGTCGCGGCATAGCTGGCGAATCGCGAATCGGGCCGCTACCGCGGAGCGTTCTGATCACGGTAAGTGACTGA
- the hflD gene encoding high frequency lysogenization protein HflD, whose translation MKNRLIALAGLYQSVDLVHQIAWHGNAEPRPFDASVGSLFKLDAPNYADVYGAPEGIRSGLAVLRAQLTEIDKKPQLERTRYVVNLLSLEKKLSRDASMTATLREGLERAREQLAHFGPTHINVISQLADTYQRSISRLRPRIIVKGEQSYLANPDNASRIRVLLLAGIRAAVLWRQAGGNRWRIVFGRNALLRELESASPRA comes from the coding sequence GTGAAGAATCGCTTAATCGCGTTGGCCGGCCTTTATCAGAGCGTGGATCTCGTCCACCAGATCGCCTGGCACGGAAACGCCGAGCCGCGGCCTTTTGACGCCAGCGTCGGCAGTCTCTTCAAGCTCGACGCCCCGAACTATGCCGATGTTTACGGCGCACCCGAGGGCATCCGCTCCGGGCTGGCAGTGCTGCGCGCGCAACTGACCGAGATTGACAAAAAACCACAACTGGAGCGCACGCGGTACGTGGTGAATCTGCTTTCTTTGGAGAAGAAACTTTCTCGCGATGCGTCGATGACCGCCACACTGAGAGAGGGGCTGGAGCGGGCGCGCGAACAACTGGCGCATTTCGGGCCCACGCACATCAATGTAATCAGCCAGCTTGCGGACACCTATCAGCGATCGATCAGCCGGTTGCGGCCGCGTATTATCGTCAAGGGTGAGCAGTCGTATCTTGCGAATCCCGACAACGCCAGCCGCATTCGCGTGCTGCTGCTGGCCGGCATCCGCGCGGCCGTGCTGTGGCGGCAGGCCGGCGGCAACCGCTGGCGGATTGTGTTCGGGCGCAATGCGCTGCTTCGCGAACTGGAGTCGGCGAGCCCGCGTGCATGA
- a CDS encoding aconitate hydratase codes for MSNSFDTQTVLKVDGKEYRINKIAQLQNVARLPYSQKILLENLLRHEDGVSVTKKHIEAVLNWDAKAEPDQEIAYRPARVLMQDFTGVPAVVDLAAMRDAMRELGGDPARINPLSPAELVIDHSVMVDHYGKADSMDLNAKVEFGRNRERYAFLRWGKQAFSNFQVVPPNTGIVHQVNLEYLARVVFTCEHDGVLEAYPDTLVGTDSHTTMINGLGVLGWGVGGIEAEAAMLGQPVSMLIPQVVGFKFTGKLAEGATATDLVLTVTQMLRKRGVVGKFVEFFGDGLDHLPLADRATIGNMAPEYGATCGIFPIDKETLVYLKLSGRNPEQITLVEAYAREQGMFRETGDTQADYSDVLELDLGAVEPSIAGPKRPQDRVALSSAKESFRASLSDYIAHVESDDDDAVDEASEESFPASDSPAYGSSSRKSEAPREEVHSAAADSKGRPSKPTRVKLEDGTECELDHGAIAIAAITSCTNTSNPSVMIAAGLLAKKARALGLNRKPWVKTSLAPGSKVVTEYLTKSGLLKELESIGFYLVGYGCTTCIGNSGPLPESIEQAIEDAGIVCAAVLSGNRNFEGRIHPHVQMNYLASPPLVVAYALAGTMDIDLYKQPLGKGKDGKPVYMKDIWPSAKEIQEAVLANIDDNMFHKSYGEVFAGDSRWNALDIPDTEQFDWDDKSTYVQNPPYFEGMDKEPQDIADISGARVLAMLGDSITTDHISPAGSIKKDSPAGKYLQERGVKPADFNSYGSRRGNHEIMMRGTFANVRLRNKLAPDTEGGWTTHYPSDEVLSIFEAAVRYEQEGVPLVVLAGKEYGSGSSRDWAAKGPLLLGVRAVIAESYERIHRSNLVGMGILPLQFQDSETAGSLGLTGRETFAIEGLSHGTAKTVKVIASNEDGGNKIEFEARVRIDTPQEIEYYRHGGILHYVLRQLAA; via the coding sequence ATGAGCAACAGCTTCGATACCCAGACCGTTCTGAAGGTCGACGGCAAAGAGTACCGGATAAACAAGATCGCACAACTGCAAAACGTGGCGCGGCTGCCATACTCGCAGAAAATTCTGCTGGAAAATCTTCTGCGCCATGAAGACGGCGTCAGCGTCACCAAAAAACATATCGAGGCGGTGCTCAACTGGGACGCCAAGGCCGAGCCGGATCAGGAAATCGCGTATCGACCCGCGCGCGTGTTAATGCAGGATTTTACCGGCGTGCCGGCGGTGGTCGATCTGGCCGCCATGCGCGATGCGATGCGGGAGCTGGGCGGCGACCCGGCACGCATTAATCCACTGTCGCCAGCCGAGCTGGTGATCGATCATTCCGTGATGGTCGACCATTACGGCAAGGCGGACTCCATGGATCTCAATGCCAAGGTGGAGTTCGGGCGCAATCGGGAGCGTTACGCCTTTCTGCGCTGGGGCAAGCAGGCGTTTTCGAACTTCCAGGTGGTGCCGCCGAACACGGGCATCGTCCATCAGGTGAATCTCGAATACTTGGCGCGAGTGGTGTTTACCTGCGAGCACGACGGTGTGCTGGAGGCGTATCCCGACACGCTGGTCGGCACCGATTCCCACACCACCATGATCAACGGGCTGGGCGTGCTCGGCTGGGGCGTGGGCGGCATCGAAGCGGAAGCCGCCATGCTGGGACAGCCCGTTTCGATGCTGATTCCTCAAGTTGTGGGCTTCAAGTTCACCGGCAAACTCGCCGAGGGCGCAACCGCGACCGATCTGGTGCTGACCGTGACGCAGATGCTGCGCAAGCGCGGCGTGGTGGGTAAATTCGTGGAATTCTTCGGCGACGGGCTCGATCATCTGCCGCTGGCCGACCGCGCCACCATCGGCAATATGGCGCCCGAGTATGGCGCTACCTGCGGCATTTTCCCCATCGACAAGGAGACGCTGGTGTATTTGAAGCTCTCCGGCCGCAATCCGGAGCAGATCACCCTGGTCGAAGCCTACGCCCGCGAACAGGGCATGTTCCGCGAGACGGGCGACACGCAAGCGGACTACAGCGACGTGCTGGAGCTGGATTTGGGCGCCGTGGAGCCGAGCATCGCGGGCCCCAAGCGTCCGCAGGATCGCGTGGCCTTGTCGTCGGCAAAAGAGTCGTTCCGTGCGTCACTGAGCGACTATATCGCGCACGTCGAATCCGATGACGACGATGCGGTCGACGAGGCCTCCGAAGAATCATTTCCCGCCAGCGATTCCCCGGCATATGGCAGTTCCTCCAGGAAGAGTGAGGCGCCGCGCGAAGAGGTGCATTCCGCCGCTGCGGATTCTAAAGGCCGACCCAGCAAGCCGACCCGGGTGAAACTGGAGGATGGCACCGAGTGCGAACTCGACCACGGCGCCATCGCCATCGCCGCCATTACGTCCTGCACCAACACCTCCAATCCCTCGGTCATGATCGCGGCCGGTCTGCTGGCCAAGAAGGCGCGGGCACTTGGCCTCAACCGCAAACCCTGGGTCAAGACCAGCCTCGCACCCGGGTCCAAGGTCGTCACGGAATATCTCACCAAATCGGGCCTGCTCAAGGAACTCGAGTCGATCGGCTTTTATCTGGTCGGCTACGGTTGCACCACATGTATCGGCAACTCCGGTCCGCTGCCCGAAAGCATCGAACAAGCCATCGAGGACGCCGGCATCGTCTGCGCTGCAGTGTTGTCCGGCAACCGCAACTTCGAGGGCCGCATTCACCCGCACGTGCAGATGAATTATCTGGCGTCGCCGCCGCTGGTCGTCGCCTACGCGCTGGCCGGCACCATGGACATCGACCTCTACAAGCAGCCGCTGGGAAAAGGCAAGGACGGCAAGCCCGTGTACATGAAAGACATCTGGCCGAGCGCTAAGGAAATCCAGGAGGCGGTGCTGGCCAACATCGACGACAACATGTTTCACAAATCGTACGGCGAGGTGTTCGCCGGCGATAGCCGCTGGAATGCGCTGGACATCCCCGATACGGAACAGTTCGACTGGGATGACAAGTCCACGTACGTACAGAATCCGCCGTACTTCGAGGGCATGGACAAGGAACCGCAAGACATTGCGGATATCAGCGGCGCGCGCGTGCTGGCGATGCTTGGCGACAGCATTACCACGGATCATATCTCGCCCGCCGGTTCGATCAAGAAAGACAGCCCGGCCGGCAAATACTTACAGGAGCGCGGGGTGAAGCCCGCGGACTTCAACTCCTACGGGTCACGCCGCGGCAATCACGAAATCATGATGCGCGGCACCTTCGCCAACGTGCGCCTGCGCAACAAACTGGCGCCGGACACTGAAGGCGGCTGGACCACGCACTACCCGTCCGATGAGGTGCTCAGCATCTTTGAGGCGGCCGTTCGTTACGAACAGGAGGGCGTACCGCTGGTGGTGCTGGCGGGCAAGGAATATGGCTCGGGCTCGTCGCGCGACTGGGCGGCCAAAGGTCCGTTGCTGCTGGGCGTACGCGCCGTGATCGCCGAGAGCTACGAGCGCATCCACCGTTCCAACCTGGTCGGCATGGGCATTCTGCCGCTGCAGTTCCAGGACAGCGAGACCGCCGGGAGTCTTGGGCTTACCGGCCGCGAAACGTTTGCAATCGAGGGCTTAAGCCACGGCACGGCGAAGACGGTCAAGGTGATCGCCAGCAATGAGGACGGTGGTAACAAGATTGAGTTCGAAGCACGCGTGCGCATCGATACGCCGCAGGAAATCGAATATTACCGGCACGGCGGGATTTTGCATTACGTGTTGCGTCAGCTGGCGGCATAG
- the clpS gene encoding ATP-dependent Clp protease adapter ClpS, with protein sequence MNDDERKSRENGELAVEETRPRTKKPPLYKVVLINDDYTPMEFVVHVLESFFKLDAETAVRIMLHVHTSGKGVCGVFTRDIAETKVAQVNDYARANQHPLLCAMEEA encoded by the coding sequence ATGAACGACGACGAACGGAAATCGCGTGAAAATGGCGAACTGGCCGTCGAGGAAACGCGACCCAGGACCAAAAAACCGCCGCTCTACAAAGTGGTGTTGATCAACGATGATTACACCCCCATGGAATTTGTCGTGCATGTGCTGGAAAGTTTTTTCAAATTGGACGCGGAGACCGCGGTGCGAATCATGTTGCACGTGCATACCAGCGGCAAAGGCGTGTGCGGGGTGTTCACGCGCGACATTGCGGAGACCAAGGTCGCGCAGGTCAACGATTACGCCCGCGCCAATCAGCATCCACTTTTGTGTGCCATGGAGGAGGCCTGA